The sequence AGGCGGGCCGCAAGGGCGCCGGCACCGAAAACAGCACTCCACAGGAGGGCATCTGCACCGGAGAAGAACTACGCCAGGGCGGTGGTGTTCAGACTTGCGGTGCGCAGCCACGAGGCCCTGACCCGGGCCCGGCTCGTGCACGCCGACCAGTACTACCTGCGCGCCGAGACCATCGCCGCGGCGAACGCACGGCTCATCGCCGCCCAGGCCGAGGTGCCCATCGTGAAGTTCTGGGGCAACGGCCTGCTCGCCTCGGTGGACGGACTGCGGTTCGTCGTCCCCGTGCGCACGATCAGAGCGGCGCCGTCGCCGAAGTACTTCGGGTTCAAGCGCGGCATCACATGGCCGGAAGGCGTTCTAACGGAAGGTAATCGAACAACTGCATGATGCTGCTCGGGTGATTGTCGAGCCCGCGAACACGAGGAGCATCCATGACCACGAACGCCGAGCCCAGGCTGATCCCGCATCCCGACCGACTGGAGAGGCTCCGCGGCGAGTTGTCGGGCGCGACGGGGCTTCACGACGCCGGTCGGAATGTGTCCACGCTCGCCACCCGCGAGAAGCGCCTGCTGCTCAACCCGGCCGCGAACCTGCTGTACGGGGTGATGCTGCGCGCCGCGGCCCGTTACGAGCAGAACGAGGAGCTGACCGACCTTGAGGAGCGCCTGCTAGGTGTGCTGCGGCTGTCCGACCCTGCGGATGAGGAGATCAAGGCGATCGGCCTGGTCTTCCGCGAGCAGGCGGATGCTCCCGGCACCCGGGCGGTGCTGCCCCAGGAGCTGACCTCCCGACCGCTGTCGCAGGGGTACGCGATCACGGACCTGGTCGAGGCAATGCCGCGGCTGTCCTCGGAGATCGCCATGATGCCGAACTACCGGCTCGTGCGCGTCGACGAGATCGACTCCGATGGCCTTTTGGACACCGAGGACGCAGCGGCCGCGCGGGCGGAGTACGGTGGCGGCGCGATCATCTGCCTGACGGCCGAGGATCTCGGGCCCTTCGCCGCCAAAGCCCCGGCTGTCCCCGTCCGGGTGGAGTACAACAAGTTCCACGCCGTCCGCGCCGGCGAGGGTGCGGTGGGCCGGGTCGAGGCCGTCGGTCCGCAGCGAGCAAGCATCCCACGGCTTGCGGCGCCCCCGGAGCCGCCACCTGCTCGGCGATGTGGGGGCTGGGTGGAGATCCGCCCAGCCCCCGGTGCCTCGTGGCGCACCACGGGATGTCGCACAGACGGGCAGGCGCCCGCCCGGACGGAACTCCGTGCGGGGCCGGTGGAGCGGGGTGTTCCGTCGCACCGGAGACCCACAGGATTCAGGGTGATCAGAAAACTCTGAGTCTCACCCGTCTCTCACACGCGAGAGCGCACGGGAGCACGCGAGTACCTCTGACCTGGATATTCGCTGCCACCGCGGACCACGGCGGACCAGGTAGACAATATATAGGCTAGGACCCGATTCTAGTGATCAAGTCAAATGCCCAGGTCAGAGGCTATTTTTACTGTTCGCCGAGGGCTGATATCTCACACATCTATTGCTGGAACTGCGGCACGAGGTCGAGATCCTTCGGATGACCGGGCGGGTCGTCGAGTGCCCGATCGACGAGATGAACCGCCCGCGGGTATCCAAGGACGCCGTCCTGCGGATCCGCCGACCGAGCCGGAGGCCAGGCGCTGTTCACCGGCTGGGGTGGCGAGCTGGCGACCTGCCGCAAGTTCGCCCTCACCGCACGGAACTACACCGCATCGAAACTGATGTCACAGGTCGGACTCAGGGTGAGCGAGGCATGCAAACTCGACCTGGCCGACATCAAGTGGGACCTGGGCCGCTTCGGCAAGCTCCATGTGCGTCACGGCGAGGACGCCCATCTTCACGTGCTGCTTGAGCCCGCGCAGCTGGCACGGCGACGCCGCGCCATGTTCCGTCCGCGGCCGAAAGGCTCAGCGGCGGTCAGGGGCTACCGGCGGTGCCGCGGACCACCGCGACTGGGCAGTGTGCATGATGCAGCATGGCCTGGCTCACCGATCCGAGCAGCAGTCCGGCGAAACCGCCGCGTCCGCGCGCGCCGACCACCAGCAGCTGGGCCGTGCGGCTCGCCTCGATCAGCGCTTCCCGCGTCCCGCCTTTGACAACCTCGCGCCTCACGTTCACGCCCGGATGCGTCTCCTGGTGGCTGGCGAGCGCCTCGGACAGGAGACGTTCCTCCCCCGCGGCGAGCGCTCCCGGCTCGTTCGCGTACGGCATCGCCTCGTCCTGCGGCGGTGGTGGCATCGGCGTGTTCCAGGTGGTCCAAGCGTGCAAAGCAACGATGTCGGCCCCGCGTAGTGCCGCCTCGGCGAAAGCGAAGTCAACCGCTCCGGCAGCGGCCGAGGAGCCGTCGACGCCCACGACGATCGGTCCTGTGCTCTCACCTTGCTCCCGAACGACGAGGACCGGGCACCGGCCATGAGCTGCCAGGTGTACGGCCGTCGATCCCACCATCAGCCCGACGAAGCCTCCCATACCGTGCGACCCGACAACTACGAGCTCTGCGGCACGCGATTGCGCCTCCAGGACTGTCAGCGGTTCACCCGTAAGCAAAGCGCGGGATACGTCGACCTCCGGTGCCACCGTCCTGGCGCGCTCCTCCGCCTCGGCCAGCAGGCGTTCGGCCATGTTGCGCAAGCCGCCCTCGGGCGGGCCCAGTGGCGACGGGCCCAGTGACACATGCATGGCGGGCCAGATGAACGCGTGCACCAGCCGCAAACCTGCGCCGCGCCACCGCGCCTCCCGCGCCGCCGCCTCTACCGCGGCAAAACTAGAGGCCGAACCGTCCACGCCCACCACAACCAGACCACTCATCACACCTCCCGTATCCGTACCCTCCAGGTTCACTCCGACGACTTCCCGCTGCCAATGGAGCAAGAGCCCATCGCATGGGCCCGTCCGGCACGCTGGGGGAGGCTCCTTCAATCACTGTTAGTAGTAGCGGTTCAAAACACGAGGTCGTCGAACAGTTCGGATGGCACGTTGCGATCAGGGGGCCGGCTTCAAGCGGGACGGACCGGGTCGTCGGGTTTCGACGGCCAGCTGCTCGGTGTAGGAGCGTGGTCCCGCAACGCTGTGCCCGTACTGCGTCAGTGCTCGGTCGCGGAAACAATGAGGGCATGGCTCCATCGTCGAGCGCGGGAGTGCCGCCCTTCTGGCACGCTCTGCCTGCCCGTGAGGTGGCCGCCGGGCTCGATGTGGATCTTTCCTCGGGGCTGTCGTCGGCTGAGGCGGCCCGGCGGCTTGCGGAGTATGGGCCGAACCGGCTCGCGGAGGCTCCGCGAGAGCCCGGATGGCGGGCGTTCCTACGGCAGTTCCAGGACCTGCTGATCGTCATCCTGCTGATCGCGGCGGTGGTCAGCCTGGTGGTGTCCCGGGAGTGGGAGACGCCGGTGGCGATTGTCGTCGTGGTGTTGCTCAACGCGACGATCGGGTTTGTGCAGGAGTCTCGCGCCGAGGCGGCGCTGGATGCGCTGCGGCAGATGACCGTGACCACCGCCACCGTGCGCCGTGACGGCCGACTGGTGCGGTTGGACGCGGAGGAGCTGGTGCCCGGGGACGTGGTCGTGCTGGCGGCCGGTGACCGGGTGCCCGCGGACGGCCGGCTGTTTGTGTCGAGCTCGCTGGAAGTGCAGGAATCTGTCCTGACGGGTGAGGCTCTGGCCGTGGCGAAGTCGGCGGATGCCGCTGTCGGGGCCGAGGTGCCGCTGGCAGACCGGGTGACTGCGCTGTACATGAACACGGCGGTCACTCGTGGTCGCGGGGAGGTGCTGGTCACCGACACGGGTATGGCCGGCGAGACCGGCCGCATCGCTGACATGCTCCACATGGCCCAGCCGGGGCCGACACCGCTGCAGCGGCAGATCGACGCCCTGAGCCGCACCCTGGCCTGGGTCTCCGGGGTGGTCATCGTCGCTGTGTTCGTCCTGGGGCTGGTGCGCGGGCAGGATTTCGGTGACCTGTTCGTCAGTGCCGTGTCCTTGGCGGTCGCGGCCATCCCTGAAGGGCTGCCGGCCGTCGTGGCGTTCACGCTGGCCATGGGCACGGGACGGATGGCCAAGCGAGGCGCGATCGTCAAACGGCTGGCTTCGGTGGAGACCCTGGGCAGTACCTCGCAGATCTGCACCGACAAGACCGGCACGCTGACCTTGAACCAGATGACCGCAAGCGAGTTGCTGCTGGCCGGGCGTCGGTTCACGGTCTCGGGGCAGGGTTACTCCTTTGACGGCCGTATCCGCACCACCGACGGCTTACCCCTGCCGGCCACCATGGACGATGCGTTGACCGCGATGGCCCTGTGCTCCGATGCCGTGATCCGGGACGGGCAGGTGGTGGGGGATCCGACCGAGGGCGCGCTGGTGGTGCTGGCCGAGAAGGCCGGCATCGATGTGGCCCGGCTGCGCCAGGAGCGGCCCCGGCGACTGGATATCCCTTTTGACTCCGCTTACAAGTTCATGGCGACCTTTCACGACTGGACCGATGACACCGGCCGTGAGGTGATCCGGTGCTTCGTCAAGGGTGCCCCCGATGTACTTGCCGACCGTGCGGACCGCTACCTCGGCGGCGAAAAGGTCCTGCTGTTCGACCAGGAGGCCCGGCAGCGCTACGAGCAGGCCAACAGCGCCCTGGCCGGACAGGGCATGCGGGTGCTGGCCCTGGGGGCGGAAGACTTTCCGGCCGAGGACTTCCAGGCTCCCGAGGATCCGAAGGAGCTGCTGGACCGGGTGGTGTTGCTGGCTCTGGTCGGCATCGTCGACCCACCGCGCGCGGAGGCGCGCACGGCGATCGCCGAGTGCCGCGACGCCGGGATCCGGGTCCGGATGATCACGGGTGACCACGCGATGACCGCCGGGGCCATCGCCGGTGAACTCGGCATCCCGGGGCAGGCCATCACCGGCGCCGAACTGGACCGGATCGACGAAGACGCCCTGCCCGGCTGGCTCGACGAGGTGGGGGTGGTCGCCCGGGTATCGCCGGAGCACAAGATCCGGATCGTACGGGCGCTGCAGGCCCGTGGGGACGTGGTCGCCATGACCGGCGACGGAGTCAACGACGCACCCGCGCTGCGCCGCGCCGACATCGGGGTGGCGATGGGCGTCACCGGGACGGAAGTGACCAAGGAAGCCTCGACGATGGTCCTGACCGACGACAACTTCGCGACCATCGTGGCCGCCGTCCGCGAGGGCCGGGGCATCTACGACAACATCGTAAAGTTCGTCCGCTTCCAGGTCTCGACGGCATTGGGCTTCGTGACCATGTTCCTCGTCAGCTCGCTGACCGGCCTGGCAGGCGGGGCACCGTTCACGGCGCTGCAGATCCTGTTCGTCAACCTGGTGATGGACGGCCCGCCGGCGATGTCCCTCGGAGTCGACCCGGCCAGCCCGGATGCGATGAGCAGGCCCCCACGCACGACCGGCGAACCCATCCTCAGCAGAACGCGGCTTGCACGGATCCTGCTGACCAGCGCGGTGATGGCGGCAGGCACCCTCGCGGTGCTGACGTGGGCCCCAGGCCCGGAGGCGGAACCGGGACAGGCCACCGTCGCGGGCACCATGGCCTTCGTCACCTTCGTC is a genomic window of Streptomyces sp. Edi2 containing:
- a CDS encoding Tn3 family transposase translates to MVFRLAVRSHEALTRARLVHADQYYLRAETIAAANARLIAAQAEVPIVKFWGNGLLASVDGLRFVVPVRTIRAAPSPKYFGFKRGITWPEGVLTEGNRTTA
- a CDS encoding universal stress protein, coding for MSGLVVVGVDGSASSFAAVEAAAREARWRGAGLRLVHAFIWPAMHVSLGPSPLGPPEGGLRNMAERLLAEAEERARTVAPEVDVSRALLTGEPLTVLEAQSRAAELVVVGSHGMGGFVGLMVGSTAVHLAAHGRCPVLVVREQGESTGPIVVGVDGSSAAAGAVDFAFAEAALRGADIVALHAWTTWNTPMPPPPQDEAMPYANEPGALAAGEERLLSEALASHQETHPGVNVRREVVKGGTREALIEASRTAQLLVVGARGRGGFAGLLLGSVSQAMLHHAHCPVAVVRGTAGSP
- a CDS encoding HAD-IC family P-type ATPase, which produces MGPSGTLGEAPSITVSSSGSKHEVVEQFGWHVAIRGPASSGTDRVVGFRRPAARCRSVVPQRCARTASVLGRGNNEGMAPSSSAGVPPFWHALPAREVAAGLDVDLSSGLSSAEAARRLAEYGPNRLAEAPREPGWRAFLRQFQDLLIVILLIAAVVSLVVSREWETPVAIVVVVLLNATIGFVQESRAEAALDALRQMTVTTATVRRDGRLVRLDAEELVPGDVVVLAAGDRVPADGRLFVSSSLEVQESVLTGEALAVAKSADAAVGAEVPLADRVTALYMNTAVTRGRGEVLVTDTGMAGETGRIADMLHMAQPGPTPLQRQIDALSRTLAWVSGVVIVAVFVLGLVRGQDFGDLFVSAVSLAVAAIPEGLPAVVAFTLAMGTGRMAKRGAIVKRLASVETLGSTSQICTDKTGTLTLNQMTASELLLAGRRFTVSGQGYSFDGRIRTTDGLPLPATMDDALTAMALCSDAVIRDGQVVGDPTEGALVVLAEKAGIDVARLRQERPRRLDIPFDSAYKFMATFHDWTDDTGREVIRCFVKGAPDVLADRADRYLGGEKVLLFDQEARQRYEQANSALAGQGMRVLALGAEDFPAEDFQAPEDPKELLDRVVLLALVGIVDPPRAEARTAIAECRDAGIRVRMITGDHAMTAGAIAGELGIPGQAITGAELDRIDEDALPGWLDEVGVVARVSPEHKIRIVRALQARGDVVAMTGDGVNDAPALRRADIGVAMGVTGTEVTKEASTMVLTDDNFATIVAAVREGRGIYDNIVKFVRFQVSTALGFVTMFLVSSLTGLAGGAPFTALQILFVNLVMDGPPAMSLGVDPASPDAMSRPPRTTGEPILSRTRLARILLTSAVMAAGTLAVLTWAPGPEAEPGQATVAGTMAFVTFVFFQVYNLLNVRHDTHSVFSRRTLENPSMFVAGAAVIVLLVLIVEMDALHGFFTTTNLTSSQWLVCAAVGSTILWAGELVKTVLRSRTRRRTRSRTMQTPPAGTQ